One window of Aliarcobacter lanthieri genomic DNA carries:
- a CDS encoding HpcH/HpaI aldolase/citrate lyase family protein, with protein sequence MMTSAIDLSKLTENDDLTPVLGGYWPGIQIYYPPIKYNPLDGSYETMEQAKLRLQKHAYKTKAHTVLFDLEDGCRQKAMSRELLIQELPKFPPRDFQIAVRINPFRTEEYEEDLKMLKQIHQYIDVIVLAKAGEVYGSAEIRDLSSWLVSIGSKLTIQPIVEHPKSLQIADRLMEHSTVKHIVFGIHDFSKAMAYKITPKGWIDELQTFFNILTMEARIKGKGVIGGVEVLLTPHSLPDNCVEKKDIRRWLDLHGDEASKHVYAHALRENAMGLTGKQVITPNHINICKVAFTPSPNEIEKDVSILKAALEADALLSGAIRYEGEMLDPPMFGKSLQNILRAYALNSLSKEDELFALSVLNKMPLHTFKENWPYGQL encoded by the coding sequence ATGATGACTTCTGCTATTGATTTATCTAAATTAACAGAAAACGATGATTTAACACCAGTATTAGGTGGTTATTGGCCAGGTATTCAAATATATTACCCACCAATTAAATATAATCCTCTTGATGGTTCTTACGAAACAATGGAACAAGCAAAATTAAGACTTCAAAAACATGCTTATAAAACAAAAGCTCATACAGTTTTATTTGATTTAGAAGATGGCTGTCGACAAAAAGCCATGAGTAGAGAGCTTCTAATTCAAGAGTTACCAAAATTCCCACCTAGAGATTTTCAAATAGCTGTAAGAATAAATCCTTTTAGAACTGAAGAATATGAAGAGGATTTAAAAATGTTAAAACAAATACATCAATATATTGATGTGATAGTTTTAGCAAAAGCTGGAGAAGTTTATGGAAGTGCTGAAATAAGAGACTTATCTTCTTGGTTAGTTTCTATTGGAAGTAAACTTACTATTCAACCAATTGTTGAACACCCAAAATCACTACAGATTGCAGATAGATTAATGGAACATTCAACAGTAAAACATATTGTATTTGGAATTCATGATTTTTCAAAAGCTATGGCATATAAAATAACTCCAAAAGGTTGGATTGATGAGTTACAAACATTCTTTAATATTCTTACAATGGAAGCAAGAATAAAAGGGAAAGGGGTAATTGGAGGAGTTGAAGTTTTACTTACACCACACTCTTTACCTGATAATTGTGTTGAAAAAAAAGATATTAGAAGATGGTTAGATTTACATGGAGATGAAGCTAGTAAGCATGTTTATGCTCATGCATTAAGAGAAAATGCTATGGGATTAACAGGAAAACAAGTTATTACTCCAAATCATATAAATATTTGTAAAGTTGCATTTACTCCATCTCCAAATGAAATTGAGAAAGATGTATCTATTTTAAAAGCTGCACTTGAAGCAGATGCACTTTTAAGTGGTGCTATAAGATATGAAGGTGAGATGTTAGACCCTCCAATGTTTGGAAAATCTTTACAAAATATTTTAAGAGCGTATGCATTAAATAGTTTATCTAAAGAAGATGAATTATTTGCATTATCAGTTCTAAATAAAATGCCTCTACATACATTTAAAGAAAATTGGCCATACGGTCAGCTGTAA